The genomic DNA gcctctggccctgGCCTTTCTACGACCCTCACCCTTAGGTtagggatgggaaggaaggaggcggACCCGACAGGACACCTTTGGCCTCTGCTTCACCCTGTCTTCCTTCCAGGAGGCCTGTTTGCACAGCTGTGCTGGAAAGCTGATCCATTCCAACCACCGCCTCATGGCCGCTTACGTGCAGCTCATGCCTGCTCTGGTACAGCGCCGCATCGCAGACTACGAGGCTGCCTCAGCTGGGCCAGGTGTTGCTGCTGAACAGCCCGGAACCTCACCATCAGGCAGCTAGCCCTCCTCAACCCCAGGAAGGGAGGCACTGGATGGACCCTCAAATTGAAGGAGCCAGTGGACCTTGGGCTGAATGCAGCCTGTATGTAGAGTGAGGGATTGCCTGAGAGCTGGGTACTATTGCTCCTTTTCCTGGAGCCAATAAACCCGCTTTTACTCTGTTTGGTTTATGTTCTGGGCAGGAAGCTTTGCCCACTTTGTTGGCAACATCCTTTATTCTGTCAGTTATTGCATATCTGCTGGCCTCAGCCTTGGCAGTGGAGAAATTGCCTTCTATGTGTAGAAGATTCCCCGGCGCCTGGTTAAAGCAAGGTCTGTGGGTACAATTTTAATGTTGGTAATAGCAACAGGAAGCTGGTTCCTGCCCAAATGACAGAGAAAATGAGAGCTCTTTCTAGCTGTCCTTCACTTAAGTCTGTCTGACTTAAATGGCTCATTTGTGAGCCAGGTATGCATTCATTCATAACTATTTTTTCATGGACTCTATCTTTCAAGAAGAAATTCTGCTAAATTTAGGGAAAAGAGGAGATCTCTAAGGACAACAGATCAAGAAATCACAGGGCTTCTAGGGACTGCCTCTTGGGAAGTCAGTAGTCCCAGAACAGAGATGAAACCTATATGAATTTCGGGGTGTTGTGGAACTTCAACCATTTCCCCAAGTTGTTACTTTTTTActattttccctcttccccaggaTAAGCAGTACAGCATTTAAATAGAGAAGGTCTGTGTGCTTGTCTTCAGGAGCGGTCAGAAAGGGGAAACTTGAGGGACCATATTCTGCAATACAGCCAGATCTGAGGGAGAGGAACCCAAGGGAGAAGTAGATGATGGTAGTTATGGGGGGCAAAAGGGATAATGCAAATCTTCGGGACCTCTTTAATGTTACCTGCATGTCTATAATCTAATTCCAGCTCTTCTATCCTCTATCCCATATTGTTTCCACTGTCTCTGTTCTGTTATTTCTATGTTGAGCCTCTCCATTTTTCCCTCATTATTGCCCTCCTTGTGGAATTTACTTCTGTATTCACCAGCCTGAATGGCCTATCACTCTGTCACCACATTTTCTTGCCTCCTCTGTGTCCTTGTTGTATCATTCCAGCTGTTTTATCTTTTCTGGTCCTCTGTTCAGACTGCCAGAGAAAAACACGGCTGTGTAATGCATGCCACTAAATATTCAAGGTCTCCAACCTCAACCAAGCCCTCACTACCAACAGGCAATCAATCCTTTCTCAGTTCGTGGTgtgtttcatctctttttttttttttaaagaaattttttaatgtttatttattcttgagagagagagagacacggagcagagtgagagagggacacagaatccgaagcaagcttcaggctccgagggtcagcacagggccccatgtggggcttgaactcacaagccatgaaatcatgatctgagctgaagttagaggcttaaccgactgagccacccaggtgcccttcatctCCTATAATTACTATGGCAATTATTTTACACCTTCACTGCTCTCATCCCCCACTTCACCCTCAACTACCCCCCATCAGGTGACCATGTTCTATTTTTTacagaggaaatggaagctcTTAGACATTGGCTCCCACAATAATTAAACTCTTTATAACCATGCACAAAAGAGACATTTTTCTCCCCTGTGTGGATCAGGAAGTTGAAATTCTTTAGTAGCAGaccctattttaaaatataaacctaaactttttttttaatgtttgtttatatttgagagcaCAAGttgcgaaggggcagagagacagggagagaatcccaagcaggctctgtgctgtcagtgcagagcctgatgtgggactcaaactctcaaaccatgagatcatgacctgagccaagatcaagagtcagatgcttaaccgactgatccacacaggtgcccctagatctgACTTTAAAATCCATGTTCTTTTTACTACACCAGGCTGCCTCAAAATATCCATTAAACCACCCAATTCATATGGGTTCTGATAGTGATATGTCTTAATCTTTATAGCAAAACTACAAGTAAgaggtattattcccatttaatgGATGAAGAAGCAAGAATCCAGAATGTACCAGAACCCCATCTTATACATAATTACTTCTTGAGAAAAGTGGCTCCAAACAGCTTTTTGCCTCTTTAGCTGCTATACTTTGAACAGAAGGTTTTGTTAGGAATGTAGAAGTTGCTGACCAGGAACTTCCCTACTGAGTGGCTTCATGTCTACTCAATAGAGTTCTGTCCTCGAAAAGTACAAGTGCAGGTGAAACCACTTGTAAATGTAACAATTCCAAGATGGGGGGAATGGGGACCTAGAATATTTTGCTGCTGCTGAGAGGACTCTTCCGCATGGATGTTCGTGTGTATCCTTGCGCCAGTAAATTTCCATTGTGAATTGTCTGGGTTTCCATGCCACATAACTTCTGCTTGCTGGAGAAGGACCAGGAACAAAATCTGTCTGGCTCTAAAGGCTTTGAACTTGCAGAGGCTTATCTTTGCTTGTTCATCTGTACCCAACCTGTCCCTAGGCATGGGGAAAAACAGGTATCTCAATCTAATCCATCATTTAATCTCTAACTTTTTaacctcttctttcctctctgtttataaatatgttcagTACTTGGAAGAAGAATCCTACTCCTGTTATCCCTGTTATCCATCTGCTCTAGTCACGTCTCCTTCCGGTCTTGCCATAAAGTGATCGCCATTGGCATAACGAAAACAATGTGATGTTTCATGCACAACACAAGAATAAGTGTTAAAGCTTTATCCCTTATATGTACATACTGGAGACAGCGTTCATGTTCTTGCCATTGTAGCTTTAGAACTTGTTTGCAAAGTCTGATTCCTTGGAACCTATTCAGCTGTACTACAGTTTCTCATTACTGTCCTTAGTAACCACCACTCTCCTATTTTCCTCTAAATAGCTAGCCCTTGGTCTTCCTATCAATCCCTTGATACTTTAATATTACATGGACAGTCCATTCAATATTTTGGCTTCTTGACCCAGTCAAGTTCCTTCACCCAGTCTCCAATAATTTTCACTCTATCTTAGCCACCCACTCCCTTAGTTATGTCCTGGCCGTTGTCATTACCCCAAACTGCTCCATCTTTAAAACACAATTACCAGCATCTTATTCACTCACTGTATTCCTTCCACTTTATTGATCTATTTCTCTACTATTCTTTGATTTCACTGGAGCATTCAAGCCATTGATTCTACCTTCTCTCCACTAACACCTTATGTCTTTCTGTTCCTGTCCAGCTTAAATTCCAGTCACTCTCTTGGAACAGACTAAATTTCTTTGTCATCTCTTTGTTGGAATCTgataaaataagacatttgtCTGCCTGCATTTGGACAGCTAAAAGCCCAAGGAAATCACCACATAGCAGATTTACATCACAATGAATTCATGATTACCAGCGTCAACTGGGGTCTCAACCCCTATAATCCCACCAGATTTTTTCTAGTCTCTCCCTGCAATGACTGTTTCAAACCAATATTCTTAAACCTCTTATTACCCTCACCATTCTCTCAAGTTTTCTAcaggtaacatttttttaattcataggtAAAAGTAGAAGCTATCAGTTGGGAGCTCCCACAAAATCTCAACAAAACTTGGTCACCCACCTACATCTGcatcattctctttccctcctgtgTAAACAGAGCAAGCATGCCTCTTCAGGCCAATGCCTATTCCTGCCCTAAATCCTAGTCCTTCCTTCTTTGGGAATCTCCGACATCGGTTTTCCTATTTTACTATATTCTCACCATTGTTTAACCATGCTAAAGACTTCCTGTAACAACAGGCAAACCACCCTACCTTATTTCTCCAGTTACCATcctattttttcccccactctaTAGCTTAACTTCTCAAAAACAGTTGGATACTTCGGCACTCTCCATTCCCATTCATCCACCCACTCTGTTTTGACTTCTACAACCTTTATATTGAAACCCTTCTTAATGAGGTTACCCTGGCTCACCAAGTGACTTTCATATCTCTGAATTCAGTGATGATTTCCCAGTCCTCCGTTTACTTCACTTCTCAATAGCATCTGGTAGTATTGACTAGTTCCTCATCATTAGCAGTCTTTTGTTGGTGTCTGTGATTCCAGTCATGGTTCTGCTACTTTCACTGCAGCTTCATAGCCTCCTTTGAGGCTCACCTGTCTCTGGCCTTTACATCTAAAGATTTCTCTAGGGCCTGTTCTTTCTCAGACATTTTTCTAGAATCATTTCCTCCCTACTCCGAGCTTCAATTACTGATGACTCCCAGATCTCTCTTCTGAGTTACTTGATTGACATCCCCACCTCAACATATTTTCCTCATCAATTTTCATCTTATACCTAGTACTTCTCCAGTTGCAGAAGATAGGAACCTCACTCATCCCCTTATTCAGTTGCCAAATCCCATCagtttgcattttacatttctaaatagCCCTTgattctgtctgcttctccctgtCTTCACAATCTTCCACCAAGGTTACTGCAATTGCTACTACCTCATGTCCACTTTTGCATCCctccaatctgttctccattcaTAGGTCAGAAAACACAAACTGATACTTAAAACCTTGCAATAGCTTCCCATTCTTCTTAGGATAAAACACATTCTACATGTGACCTGTGAGGCCTTGTATGATCCAGCCCTTGCCCATCTCAGCTTTATTTTATTGGCTGTCAAACATTGGACTATCAGCACCGTTTGTTGAATTGAACCACACCTCACTTGTTCCCTCTCTGTGCTCTAACCACGTTGCCTTCTCAGTTCTAATCTGTCATGTGCTATTcaatctcagggcctttgcacctgctatcTCCTGGCTTGCAGTGCTTTCCCCCTTACTTTACGTagttaacttttattcattcttgagtaCTTAGTTCACATGCTGTTTCTTCAGATAACTCTTCCTAGACTCCAGCTCCCATAATTGCTCTTGTTTTTTGCATGTAACACTTCTAACAGTTGGTAATTAATTATATACCTCATGAGGTCACAGTCCCATGTCTGTATTGCTCACCATTGTATCCTTATCACATAATATGGCACATAATATGTGCCTGGCAAATATTGAATGAACATCTTTCAAGTTCCTCCCAGCTCAGTTTACTATTTACATATCAAGAGAAAGGCTTTATatgagaagagacagaaatgaaTCTTCATTGAACTTTTGATCTTTTGCCAATGATTTGGAGGTGTTTTTCATTCAAAATCTCACTGGTTGGTATCTTCTACCCTTCATATTCACAGATCAGTCAACACCTGAAAGCCTCCATCTGGAGTAAATCAGTCATTCTAGTTTTCACTCACTTTCTAAGTACTGTAGTTCtgcttaaatatttcttgaaccctttcttttctctccatctcctttgTCACTACCTTAGTCAAACTTTCATCAGCTCTTCTAAAGATTACAGCAGCAATCACGTAGCAGCTTCTTTCTTGAGCCTGGACTGCTTTGATTAGCATTTAGCTAAGGTATACGTAACAGACTGAAAATGATGGTGACTTACaaacttttattctttcaagtaaaaatctAGTCCAAAACTGGTGTGGCATCACAGTCAACTGAGAACCGATACTCATCAGCTTTCTGTTTATTGTATCAGTGGTATGACTCTCAACTTTGTGACCCAAGATGGAGTTTTACTTATCACATAAACATTCCAAGGGTCAgaatggaggagggggtgggtgaaGAGGCATGCCCCCCTCCCTTTAAGGACACATCCTAAAAGTTGCACATCAGAAATTTGTCATGTGGTCAGACCTTGTCACAAGGAAAGCTGGGAGATGTCACTTTATTCTTACTCATCATTTTTttacccagttaaaaaatgggagCTCTGTTACTAACAAAGAAGAGAATGGCTATTAGAAGATAcccaccaatctgttttccacATTAATCAAGAGTGATTCttgcaaaatataaatttaacaatGATCCTCATCCACTTAATGCCTTCCATGACCTTCAGCCTCTTTAGCTTCATAACTGAGGCTTTCTTGGGTGATCAGGGTTCAGGTGATCTCTCTGCCTCATCTCCAACCCCCTTTTCTCAGTTTTTGATTTTCTCACCCTTGGTTATAAAAGGATCAATTTATTTGTGGTACTGAGATACATCATGCCAATTCTggactctttttccttttctgagtgTGCCCCACTTGCATTCATATATTCAGTACTTCACAAATATCTGAGTGACTGCGTTTTCCAGCACTGTTAAGCCCTGTAGATACAGAGGTGAATAAAATAGGCAATCTTTGTTCTCTTGGGACTTAACACAGGTATGGTGAAGTTCAATATAGAATGAGTAATCATGttacaaagaagaaatatgtGTCGTAATGGGAACATACAGTGGTAGGAACTTGTGTGGGGGATGAAAGAGAGCCTCCCAGAGCAGTGATTTagaagctgagatctgaaggatgagttAGAATTAATCAAGCAAAAGACGGGGAGAAGGGCTACCCtcctttccttcatgtctttgcTTAGAATAAGCCTTTTTTATTAAGACTTATTCTGAtaacatcatttaattttttaaaatctttatttttgagagggagagaacacaagttggggagaggcagagagagagagagacagagagagacagaacccaaagcaggctccaggctctgagctgtcagcacaaagcccgacatggggctcaaagtcacaaaccaagagatcatgacctgagctgaagtcggctgcttaacctactgagccacccaagtgcccctctgataacattatttaaaactgcaacgcagtacagccactctggaaaacagtatggagcctcctcaaaaagttaaaaatagaactaccctatgatccagcaattgcattactagatatttaccccaagatacaaaaaaaaaaaacagatttgaaggggtatatacaccccagtgtttatagcagtagtatccacaatagccaaactatggaaagagcccaaatgtccattgataaagaagaaatatatatatatatatatatgtatatatatatatatgtatatatatatatgtatatattactcagccatcaaaaggaatgaaatcttgccacttgcaacgatgtggatggagctagagtgtattattctaagtgaaataagtctgtcagagaaagacaaataccatatgatttcactcatattagaatttaagaaacaaaacagatgaacttatgggaagggggggaaaaggagggaaaccaaccataagagactctttgccatggagaataaactgagggttgatggagggaggtgggtcaggatgggttaaataggtaatgggtattaaggaggacacttgtgatgagcactgggtggtacATGTAAGTGATGACTAAATTcaactcctgaaaacaatacaaaatacatacatacatacatacatacatacatacatacatatatacattgcAACCCATACTCTCCCTAGACATTCCTGATTctctttattctctgtttttccaTGGCATTATTTCTCACATACTATGTAGTTTactcattttgttctttgttcttaatTCTGGATcaagattttataaaatttggtCATATATTACCATGATTGTACAAAATTGTTTATATTGGCATTGTCTCCTGCAGTGGTTTacattactgttttgtttttttttttttcctggaagactATTTTGGACTGTTATCACACATAAACAGTACATAGTGTGGACTTTTGGAATAGGCTTGTTTTATCATCTAAACAGAAACTAGGTTAGGATAGAAACAATTGTAGGGCTTTTGCATGTAATTCTCTTCCTTCagatttaaagtattattttcattcccAAGACTAGTGATATAAATTCTCTAAATGTGATCCTACTGGAGAGGGTGAAGATTAAGATCAATAATATTTCTATGGAAATTGAGAGTTTTAAATCATACCCTATGTATTGACCAGTCCTGTGGCTTACAATTATATTGTGCctaagttctatttatttttatttttaccttttggtCCCCTTCACCCATTGGTGAAATGGGTAAGGGGgctcattttgtttattat from Panthera tigris isolate Pti1 chromosome D1, P.tigris_Pti1_mat1.1, whole genome shotgun sequence includes the following:
- the TIMM10B gene encoding mitochondrial import inner membrane translocase subunit Tim10 B → MEPQEPQQQQQQQQQLRNLRDFLLVYNRMTELCFQRCVPSLHHRALDAEEEACLHSCAGKLIHSNHRLMAAYVQLMPALVQRRIADYEAASAGPGVAAEQPGTSPSGS